The genomic window GATGTTCGCCGGCGAGGACGTCTCCGCGGTCATCCGCGACAAAGAGGTCACCGCGCACGTCTCCGCCGTCTCTGCGATCCCGGAAGTCCGCCAGAACCTGGTGGCTCTGCAGCGCACCCTGGCCGCACGCGCCCACCGGTCGATCGTGGAGGGCCGCGACATCGGCACCGTGGTGCTTGACGACGCCCCCGCGAAAGCTTTTCTCACGGCCTCCGCGCAGGTGCGCGCCCAGCGCCGTTACGACCAAGACGTCGCCGCCGGCCGGGACGTCGACTTCGACGCCGTCTTGGCCGACGTCATCCGCCGCGACGAGGCGGATTCTTCGCGTGCCGCCAGCCCCCTGAAACCGGCTGACGACGCGGACGTCATTGACACTTCAAACATGAGTCCCGACGAGGTTCAGGCCCGCCTGATCTCCCTGGTGGAAGGAAGCTCCCGATGAGCGACAAGCACAATGAACGGCCGGAGACGGAGACCGAATTCGTTTTTCACACCTCCGGCGGAGAAATGGACGCCCGGGGCGTCTTCCGCGATGAGATCGAGGAGGTGCCCGGCGGTGGCTGGGCCGCCGACGACTTTGACGCCGATGACTTCGGCTTCGAGTTCTCGGAGGATCTGGAGGACAAGGAGTTCGACGACTTCTCGGAGGAGGACTGGGCCGAGGTCGAGGACACGTACGGCATCGAGCGTCCGGACGTCATCGAAGAGGCGTTGCCGACGGTCGCTATCGTCGGTCGTCCGAACGTGGGCAAGTCCACCCTGGTCAACCGTTTCATCGGACGTCGGGAAGCCGTCGTCGAGGATTTCCCGGGTGTGACCCGTGACCGGGTGTCCTACATCGGTGACTGGAACGGACGCCGCTTCTGGGTGCAGGACACCGGCGGTTGGGACCCGAGCGTCAGGGGGATGCACGAGGCGATCGCACGCCAGGCGGAGACGGCCATGGCGGAAGCCGACGTCATCGTCATGGTCGTCGACACCAAGGTCGGC from Corynebacterium maris DSM 45190 includes these protein-coding regions:
- the cmk gene encoding (d)CMP kinase; the protein is MPDGGLLLAVDGPSGTGKSTTCRALAKKLDAKYVDTGAMYRVATLAVLRAGVDPEDTDAVIAATADLPLEVNSDPDATAVMFAGEDVSAVIRDKEVTAHVSAVSAIPEVRQNLVALQRTLAARAHRSIVEGRDIGTVVLDDAPAKAFLTASAQVRAQRRYDQDVAAGRDVDFDAVLADVIRRDEADSSRAASPLKPADDADVIDTSNMSPDEVQARLISLVEGSSR